From one Bacteroidales bacterium genomic stretch:
- a CDS encoding aminotransferase class V-fold PLP-dependent enzyme has protein sequence MRSFGSDNHSGVHRDILKSLNDTNDNHQIAYGDDIWTKKAEQKFKEIFGDNVETFFVFNGTGANVISLKTTTNTFNSIIAADTAHICVDECGAPEYFTGASVKAVKTSNGKLTPESIKPLLSGFGFEHHSQPKVVYISQCTELGTVYTCEEIKAIAELIHSHNMYLHMDGARIANAAVCLNKSFKEITVDCGVDILSFGGTKNGMMIGETVVSFRKELSENLKYIRKQLAQLYSKMRYVGCQYLSYFENDLWFRNASNANRMAQLLRKSLLEIYNFDFTQNTDANILLLKMNKEMIDKLLKKHFFYIWNEEINEIRLVTSWDTTEQDINDFISSVREIL, from the coding sequence ATGAGAAGTTTCGGTAGCGATAATCACTCCGGTGTACATCGGGATATTTTAAAATCATTAAATGATACAAATGATAATCATCAGATTGCGTATGGAGATGATATTTGGACAAAAAAGGCAGAACAAAAATTTAAAGAAATTTTTGGAGATAATGTCGAAACTTTTTTTGTCTTTAATGGTACCGGTGCAAACGTTATATCCCTGAAAACAACAACAAACACATTCAATTCCATTATTGCCGCAGATACTGCGCATATTTGTGTTGATGAATGCGGAGCTCCCGAATATTTTACAGGCGCCAGTGTTAAAGCGGTTAAAACTTCTAATGGAAAATTAACTCCGGAATCAATAAAACCATTATTAAGCGGATTTGGTTTCGAACATCATTCTCAACCGAAAGTTGTTTACATATCTCAATGTACGGAACTCGGAACTGTTTATACCTGCGAAGAAATCAAAGCAATTGCAGAATTAATTCACTCTCATAATATGTATTTGCATATGGATGGTGCCCGAATTGCAAATGCTGCCGTTTGTCTGAACAAATCATTTAAGGAAATAACTGTCGATTGTGGGGTAGATATCCTAAGTTTTGGCGGTACAAAAAACGGAATGATGATAGGGGAAACAGTAGTTTCTTTCAGGAAAGAATTATCGGAAAACTTAAAATATATTCGAAAACAATTGGCTCAATTATATTCGAAAATGAGATACGTTGGATGTCAATATTTATCTTATTTCGAAAATGATTTATGGTTTCGCAACGCTTCTAATGCCAACAGAATGGCACAACTTCTAAGAAAAAGCTTATTAGAAATATATAATTTCGATTTTACCCAAAATACCGATGCAAATATTTTATTATTAAAAATGAATAAAGAGATGATTGATAAACTTTTGAAAAAACATTTCTTTTACATTTGGAATGAAGAAATAAACGAAATAAGACTTGTAACTTCATGGGATACAACGGAACAAGACATTAATGATTTTATTTCTTCAGTTAGAGAAATTTTATAA